Genomic window (Lycium barbarum isolate Lr01 chromosome 2, ASM1917538v2, whole genome shotgun sequence):
CACAATTTTTCTGTCATgtattcctgcaccaaaacaaccattaccctatatgtacgaAGAACAATAacgaaaaataaacattacacttgggttgcctcccaagaagcgcttgatttaacgtcgcggcacgacggtggtgtCCAATCACTCCTTGtcttggtacaccagatcattgttcgttccgaggtgtttcaacctgtagcgatcaacaaCCCTATCCTCAGAAACCAttccgtgatagtgcttcaatctctgcccattcactttaaatgtccgagtaccatctccggacttcaattcaaccgcGCCATGGGGTGAGGTatctaccacctcaaacggaccagaccacctggatttgagtttacccggtagcaacttcagtcgagagttaaacagtaatacagagtcacccttgtagaactctcgcttcagaattTTCTTGTCATGGtactgcttcatcctttctttataaagggcTGCACTCTCATAAGCCTGGTagcgaaattcatccatctcattcaattgaaacaaccgcagcttggttgcttcctcccagtTCATGTTCAGCTTCTTTAGCGCCCATATAGCCTTGTGTTCGAGTTCAACCGGCAAATGACaagctttcccgaatacaagcttgaagggtgaagtcccaattggagtcttgaaagcagtccggtatgcccatagagcgtcATCGAGCTttcgggcccaatcagttctattggcattcactgtctttgctagaatacttttaatttccctattggacacttcaacctgtccacttgtctgagggtgataaggcgttgccaccctatgcttcacaccatatttctccatcagtcccgcaaacgctttattgcaaaagtgggatccaccatcgctgattatcgccctcggagtaccaaaacgagtaaatatgtttttcttaaggaaccccataacacttttggcctcattattgggtaaagccaccgCCTCAACCCATTTggacacataatccacagctaccaagatgtatttcattccaccagaactcacaaacGGTCCCATAAAGTCGATTCCCCAGCAATCGAACACTTTCACCTCcaaaacaaaattcataggcatctcttgccttctgcctatattcccttgcctttgacactgatcacaggaccgcaccaacagattagcatcatgaaaaatagtcggccagtaatagccgcactcaagtaccttagctgcagtccggtttccgctatgatgacccccaacaggagagtcatggcatgcctttagaatatccatcacttcactttctgagacacaacgccgaatgatgttatcagcgcatgtgcggaacaaataaggctcgtcccaataatactgccgagcatcccgcaagaatttcttcttttggtaagttttgatatcatcgGGAACTATACCTGTTACCAAATAGTTTGCAAAATCAGCATACCATGGTGCTACCTCCTTTGACActgccaacaccctctcatctggaaacgcatcatctatatcaagctcatcagatgGTCTCTCaacttcttcaagccgagagagatggtcagccacctggttttcagtgccctttcgGTCTTTTACCTCAAAATAGAACTCTTGCAGCagtagcacccatctgatcagtcgcggctttgcttccttctttgccatgaggtatctcaaggctgcatgatcagtataaaccacaactttggaccccaacaagtaggcccgaaatttttcgaaagcaaacacaatggcaagcagctcttgctccgtcactgtgtaattcatttgTGTAGCATTCGGCgttctgctagcataatagatcgggtgcataattttattgtgcctctgcccaagcacagcacctattgctaaaccactagcatcacacatcagttcgaatggtagggaccagtcaggagaaataataataggagcagtagtgagacgcacTTTTAACTCTtcaaacgccttctggcacttctcatcaaacacaaatttagcctctttttcaagaagcttgcacaaagGATTTGCAACcttagagaaatctttgatgaagcgcctgtagaacccagcatgcccCAAGAAACTGCGAACACCTTTTACTGatataggtggaggaagtttggaAATCACATaaatttttgcttgatcgacctcgattcccctttcagagattttgtgaccgaggacgattccttccttcaccataaaatggcatttcTCCCAGTTCAGCACCAGATTTGTCTCTTCgcacctttttagcacttgacccagatggccaagacaatcatcgaatgagtcacccaccacggaaaaatcatccacgaacacctccaagaaatcctccaccatgtcggagaagattgacatcatgcacctctgaaaagtcgctggtgcattacacaaaccaaaaggcatccggctgaatgcaaatgtcccataaggacaagtgaacgtggttttctcctgatcttccagagcaatgttgatctgattgtaaccTGAATAACCATCgaggaaacaataataagaacgccctgctagtctatccaacatctgatcaatgaagggcatagggaaatggtctttgctcgtggctgtgttgagcttgcgataatccatgcaaactctccaacctgtgacagttctggtcgggatcaactcattcttatcATTCGGTACAAAAGTGATGCCGcctttcttaggaacacattggaccgggctcacccatttactatcagcaatagggaaaaccacgcctgcatctagccatttgattatctctttcttgacaacctcttgcatgttctcgtttagtcgcctctgatgctctacacttggtttgctgccatcctccaactggattttgtgctcacagatcccagatgggatacctcgaatatctgctatggtccaaccaatagcacgcctatactctcTTAATACCTCCAAAAGTTgcacaatctgctcctcagtcaatgaAACTGACACAATCACTGGTAATGTGTTGTCGGGACCAAGGAATTCATATCTcaagtgtgatgggagctgcttaagctccaatcTAGGCGGCTCAATGattgaaggctttgctggaggagttgttatattttccagatcaagactcagcttctttggttggtatgtgtatgagcccaacccaacaagtgaattaactgtttC
Coding sequences:
- the LOC132628478 gene encoding uncharacterized protein LOC132628478 yields the protein MVFHVSMLKKFHSSGFYIVRWDSVLLDENLSYEEEPISILDRHVRNQRSKGITPIKVQWKHHPVEEATWETESDMCERYSSCSLIQILSTWRCYGKARPKCDSSRLLFGFSGNMDEEGIQVQNPPVAVGEEAVGAGYASAIQPPPLIGNSSFHITNTMLHLLNTKGLFGGLPKDDPNRNLRNFLGKGSLPSDTVANPRNDGEHKCNAITTRSGKTIGEKVLAKENVLGDEEEMVEEPMVIEEEANPKNMRAGIEKPIVIEDLPEINDASESKEAAEEVPKGSPPVMKPPPPFPQQLTKQAEDGKFLKKMIRFGMTAVKDAKSGRKLVFCLIHHTLSATCVNKVIMNRHQQNQRADNQGNVVNNQANEPVDENIFAEFVPEEDYASPIIQPRFGATTVNVCEDNTVLPQGMYHAQDGPLLEGPSRQVEDANYVNNPQGGYQRQNYQGGYQSQNQWRPQQGQGQGAYNNSEQGSSKVEAMLEQILANQSKSDRTLSGLTETSEAPITADEIPADKKVPEIPDIVTEADNTVEFQMEEENLGEALAGILMNFDAEDMKDYEETPSIIEPPRLELKQLPSHLRYEFLGPDNTLPVIVSVSLTEEQIVQLLEVLREYRRAIGWTIADIRGIPSGICEHKIQLEDGSKPSVEHQRRLNENMQEVVKKEIIKWLDAGVVFPIADSKWVSPVQCVPKKGGITFVPNDKNELIPTRTVTGWRVCMDYRKLNTATSKDHFPMPFIDQMLDRLAGRSYYCFLDGYSGYNQINIALEDQEKTTFTCPYGTFAFSRMPFGLCNAPATFQRCMMSIFSDMVEDFLEVFVDDFSVVGDSFDDCLGHLGQVLKRGIEVDQAKIYVISKLPPPISVKGVRSFLGHAGFYRRFIKDFSKVANPLCKLLEKEAKFVFDEKCQKAFEELKVRLTTAPIIISPDWSLPFELMCDASGLAIGAVLGQRHNKIMHPIYYASRTPNATQMNYTVTEQELLAIVFAFEKFRAYLLGSKVVVYTDHAALRYLMAKKEAKPRLIRWVLLLQEFYFEVKDRKGTENQVADHLSRLEEVERPSDELDIDDAFPDERVLAVSKEVAPWYADFANYLVTGIVPDDIKTYQKKKFLRDARQYYWDEPYLFRTCADNIIRRCVSESEVCDQCQRQGNIGRRQEMPMNFVLEVKVFDCWGIDFMGPFVSSGGMKYILVAVDYVSKWVEAVALPNNEAKSVMGFLKKNIFTRFGTPRAIISDGGSHFCNKAFAGLMEKYGVKHRVATPYHPQTSGQVEVSNREGNGCFGAGIHDRKIVLNCSSHIVLHQKGMIDFPYSSTSVSLNLVEWVTKGKQRKRGHTARATGRRRARVPD